A single region of the Larus michahellis chromosome W, bLarMic1.1, whole genome shotgun sequence genome encodes:
- the LOC141735634 gene encoding LOW QUALITY PROTEIN: adenosine 5'-monophosphoramidase HINT1-like (The sequence of the model RefSeq protein was modified relative to this genomic sequence to represent the inferred CDS: deleted 1 base in 1 codon) — VVVADELIGARAARPGAAATRSVFGKIIGKALPANVAYEDEERLAFRDLSPQAPMLFLAMPKEAIMRLCEAEDPGECLLGHLMIVGKQRAAHLGLTDGFRMVADEGPEGGQPVCHVHLRILGGRQLGWPPG, encoded by the exons gttgtcgtggccgacgagcttattggggcgcgggccgcccggcctggtgccgccgccacccgcagtgttttcgggaagatcatcggcaaggcgctt cccgccaacgtcgcctacgaggacgaggag cgccttgcgttccgtgatctttcaccccaagctccgatgcttttcctagccatgcctaaggaggcaattatgaggttatgcgaagcagaagatcctggtgaatgt cttcttgggcatttaatgattgttggcaagcagcgtgctgctcacctgggcctgaccgatggattccggatggttgcggatgaagggcccgagggtgggcagcctgtctgtcacgtacatctacgtattctgggtggccgtcagttgggctggccgcctggctga